Proteins encoded together in one Bacteroides zoogleoformans window:
- a CDS encoding TraR/DksA family transcriptional regulator → MTEKSRYSDAELEEFRTIIMEKLELAQRDYDLLRASLNGQDGNDTDDTSPTYKVLEEGANTLSKEETTRLAQRQLKFIQGLQAALVRIENKTYGICRETGRLIPAERLRAVPHATLSIEAKNNGKK, encoded by the coding sequence ATGACAGAAAAATCGAGATACTCAGATGCTGAATTAGAAGAATTTCGTACCATTATTATGGAGAAGTTGGAATTGGCGCAGCGTGATTATGATTTGTTGCGGGCCAGCTTGAACGGCCAAGATGGCAATGATACGGATGATACGTCTCCAACGTACAAAGTGCTGGAAGAGGGAGCCAATACCTTGTCCAAGGAGGAAACCACGCGCCTGGCACAACGCCAATTGAAGTTTATCCAAGGATTACAAGCTGCTTTGGTGCGCATTGAAAACAAAACGTATGGCATTTGTCGCGAGACCGGTAGATTGATTCCGGCAGAGCGTTTACGTGCCGTGCCTCATGCCACATTAAG